One window of Mesorhizobium loti R88b genomic DNA carries:
- a CDS encoding tetratricopeptide repeat protein — protein MSDDSFIREVNDEIRREQAQKLWDRFGPALIVIAVLVVLGTAAFVGYRYWDETRANRSGDAFSQALKLANDGKNDDALAALDQLEKDGYGAYPLLARMRAATVKASKGDTAAAVKDFDDVAADTAIPQGIRDMARLRAALLLVDHGSFADVSSRVEALTSDTNTLRHTAREALGLAAWKEGKTQDALKLFDQIAADDGAPRNTRERATLMSELIRGSGSAS, from the coding sequence ATGTCCGACGACAGTTTTATCCGTGAAGTCAATGACGAGATCCGTCGCGAGCAGGCACAGAAGCTGTGGGATCGTTTTGGCCCCGCCTTGATCGTCATTGCGGTGCTGGTGGTGCTCGGCACCGCCGCTTTCGTCGGCTACCGCTATTGGGACGAGACGCGCGCCAACCGCTCCGGCGATGCCTTCTCGCAGGCCCTGAAGCTTGCCAATGACGGCAAGAACGATGACGCGCTGGCCGCGCTCGATCAGCTGGAGAAGGATGGCTACGGCGCCTATCCCCTGCTCGCCCGCATGCGTGCCGCCACAGTCAAGGCGAGCAAGGGTGACACCGCCGCCGCCGTCAAGGATTTCGACGATGTCGCCGCAGACACCGCCATTCCCCAGGGCATTCGCGACATGGCACGGCTGCGCGCTGCCCTTCTGCTCGTCGACCACGGCTCCTTCGCCGACGTGTCCAGCCGCGTCGAGGCACTGACATCGGACACCAACACGCTGCGCCACACGGCGCGCGAGGCGCTCGGCCTTGCCGCCTGGAAGGAAGGCAAGACCCAGGACGCGCTGAAACTGTTCGACCAGATCGCCGCCGATGACGGCGCCCCACGCAACACCCGGGAGCGGGCAACCCTGATGTCCGAACTGATCCGCGGGTCAGGCAGTGCATCGTGA
- the sbmA gene encoding peptide antibiotic transporter SbmA gives MFVSFFPKPKLFFSSAVVWSLLAVLLWFYAGEHFGGVFGMPPAAPDAPPIIGVSSFWSLPFLWFYIYFTVVVTLFYLFWAWYSPHPWQVWAILGSALILFITYFQVQVSVAINDWYGPFWDLIQNTISGKIKITAADIYWQIATFMGIAGVAVVVSALTVFLVSHYVFRWRTAMNQFYMENWQKLRHIEGASQRVQEDTMRFSTIMEQLGGNLIDSVMTLIAFTPLLIALSVHITELPIVGVIPHPLLLSAIFWALFGTVLLAVVGVKLPGLQFRNQRVEAAYRKELVLGEDDPNRAQPPVVRELFENVRKNYFRLYFHYVYFNVFRYLYLQTNNIFSLILMAPSIAAGAITLGLLNQISNAFSQVTSSFQYLVNSWPTVVELISIYKRLRAFEATLDGEPLPDIDQRYLDRQAQTPDPA, from the coding sequence GTGTTCGTATCGTTTTTTCCAAAGCCGAAGCTGTTTTTTAGCTCGGCGGTCGTCTGGAGCCTGCTCGCTGTCTTGCTCTGGTTCTACGCAGGAGAACATTTTGGTGGTGTTTTCGGCATGCCTCCAGCTGCCCCCGATGCGCCGCCGATCATCGGGGTCTCATCATTCTGGTCACTACCGTTTCTATGGTTCTACATATATTTCACGGTCGTAGTGACGCTCTTCTACCTCTTTTGGGCCTGGTATTCGCCCCACCCATGGCAGGTCTGGGCCATTCTCGGCTCAGCGCTGATCCTCTTCATCACCTACTTCCAGGTTCAGGTGAGCGTTGCCATTAACGACTGGTATGGGCCATTTTGGGATCTGATCCAGAATACTATTTCAGGCAAGATAAAGATCACCGCTGCCGACATCTACTGGCAGATCGCTACATTCATGGGCATTGCCGGTGTAGCCGTGGTGGTCAGTGCGCTCACTGTATTTCTGGTGAGTCACTATGTCTTCCGTTGGCGCACGGCGATGAATCAGTTTTACATGGAAAACTGGCAGAAGCTGAGGCATATCGAGGGCGCGTCACAGCGTGTTCAGGAAGACACGATGCGTTTCTCCACGATCATGGAGCAACTCGGCGGCAATTTGATTGACTCGGTGATGACCCTCATCGCCTTCACTCCGCTCCTCATAGCCCTGTCGGTTCACATCACGGAATTGCCGATCGTAGGTGTGATACCGCATCCGCTGCTATTGTCGGCTATTTTTTGGGCCTTGTTTGGCACCGTTCTTTTGGCTGTGGTCGGCGTTAAATTGCCCGGGCTTCAGTTCCGGAACCAGCGCGTTGAAGCAGCCTATCGAAAAGAATTGGTCCTTGGTGAAGATGATCCGAATCGAGCGCAGCCACCTGTGGTAAGAGAATTGTTTGAAAATGTAAGAAAAAACTATTTCAGGCTGTATTTTCATTACGTATATTTCAACGTATTTCGCTATCTTTATTTGCAAACGAACAACATATTCTCCTTGATATTGATGGCGCCGTCCATTGCGGCTGGTGCGATCACTTTGGGTCTGCTGAATCAAATCAGCAATGCGTTCTCCCAAGTGACGTCGTCGTTCCAGTATCTTGTAAACTCGTGGCCAACTGTGGTTGAGCTGATCTCGATCTACAAGCGTCTACGCGCTTTCGAAGCCACTCTGGATGGCGAGCCGCTGCCGGATATCGATCAACGCTATCTCGACCGCCAGGCACAAACGCCCGATCCAGCTTGA
- a CDS encoding polysaccharide deacetylase family protein → MYRSSRVVVFSLAALATAGSAFADPPKAPMPEKPKQVVIISFDSARDISQWKRSRALARRTGAHFTYFLSCVFLLSPETRKEYTAPGKTAGKSNIGFAASKQEVTERLEQIGLAAHEGHDIASHACGHFDGKDWSKADWLTEFGSFEHILENAYAINNITPEPQGWREFARHAVVGFRAPYLSTSKALYEALPAAGYQFDASGVSQGPAHPTTSNGIMHFSLPQIPEGPKSRPVIAMDYNLYVRHSGGFERPSNASEFTDRTYDAFRAAFDKQYQGKRIPLELGFHFTLMNDGAYWNALERFAGEVCVKSDVECISFRDYVSRQDGSEGQAAVGG, encoded by the coding sequence ATGTATCGTTCGTCCCGCGTTGTCGTGTTTTCGCTTGCCGCGCTGGCCACCGCCGGCTCGGCTTTCGCCGATCCGCCCAAGGCGCCAATGCCGGAAAAGCCGAAGCAGGTCGTCATCATCTCGTTCGACAGCGCGCGCGACATTTCGCAGTGGAAGCGCAGCCGGGCGCTGGCCCGGCGCACCGGCGCGCATTTCACCTATTTTTTGTCCTGCGTCTTCCTGCTGTCGCCGGAGACACGCAAGGAATATACCGCGCCGGGCAAAACAGCTGGCAAATCCAACATCGGCTTTGCCGCCTCGAAGCAGGAAGTGACTGAGCGGCTCGAACAGATCGGCCTTGCAGCGCATGAAGGTCACGACATCGCCAGCCACGCCTGCGGCCATTTCGACGGCAAGGACTGGAGCAAGGCGGACTGGCTGACCGAGTTCGGTTCGTTCGAACACATTCTCGAGAATGCCTACGCGATCAACAACATCACGCCCGAGCCTCAGGGCTGGCGGGAATTCGCGCGGCATGCGGTTGTCGGTTTCCGCGCGCCCTATCTGTCGACCAGCAAGGCGCTTTACGAAGCATTGCCTGCCGCCGGCTACCAGTTCGACGCCAGCGGCGTCTCGCAAGGCCCTGCCCATCCGACGACCAGCAACGGCATCATGCATTTTTCGCTGCCGCAGATTCCGGAGGGACCGAAATCGAGGCCGGTGATCGCCATGGATTACAATCTCTATGTCAGGCATTCCGGCGGCTTCGAGCGGCCAAGCAACGCGAGCGAGTTCACCGACCGGACCTATGACGCCTTCCGCGCCGCCTTCGACAAACAATATCAGGGCAAGCGCATTCCACTGGAACTCGGCTTCCACTTCACGCTGATGAATGACGGCGCCTACTGGAACGCGCTGGAGCGCTTTGCCGGCGAGGTCTGCGTCAAATCAGATGTCGAGTGCATCAGTTTTCGCGATTATGTTTCACGGCAGGATGGCAGCGAAGGACAGGCGGCCGTGGGCGGCTAA
- a CDS encoding LysR substrate-binding domain-containing protein, translated as MRRVTFDLDVLRSFITGMELGSFAKAADRLGRSTSAVSAQLKKLEEQAATPIFRKSGRGLALTEAGETMLGYARRLLDLNDEAAAAIHDVELEGWVRLGLQEDFGEAVLPDVLGRFARAHPKVKIEARIGRSHDLAERVMSGSLDIALAWHCGQTLPYSEHIADVPMRWIGPAKRIETSLRNGEPLPLVALEAPCLLRTVATETLDRAGLPWRMAFSSPSLGGIWAAVAAGLGLTIRTDIGLPASVNAMTPEIAGLPALPKMALYLHRRDASPEPVAARLADILLEAARQALPDDTRTDAGLRAVA; from the coding sequence ATGCGACGCGTGACATTCGACCTCGACGTTCTCCGCAGTTTCATCACCGGCATGGAGCTGGGCAGCTTTGCCAAGGCCGCCGACCGGCTTGGCCGCTCCACCTCGGCGGTCAGCGCGCAGTTGAAGAAACTGGAAGAGCAGGCGGCGACACCGATCTTTCGCAAGTCGGGGCGCGGCCTTGCCTTGACGGAGGCAGGCGAGACCATGCTTGGTTATGCGCGCCGGCTGCTCGACCTGAATGACGAGGCGGCAGCAGCCATCCATGACGTCGAGCTGGAAGGCTGGGTGCGGCTAGGCTTGCAGGAGGATTTCGGCGAAGCGGTGCTACCGGACGTGCTCGGCCGCTTTGCCCGCGCCCACCCCAAGGTCAAGATCGAGGCCAGGATTGGACGCAGCCACGACCTCGCCGAAAGGGTGATGTCAGGCAGCCTCGACATCGCACTCGCCTGGCACTGCGGCCAGACGCTGCCCTACAGCGAGCACATCGCCGATGTTCCGATGCGCTGGATCGGCCCGGCCAAGCGCATCGAGACCAGCCTGCGCAACGGCGAGCCACTGCCGCTGGTGGCGCTTGAAGCGCCCTGCCTGTTGCGTACGGTGGCGACGGAAACGCTCGACCGCGCCGGCCTGCCCTGGCGCATGGCTTTCTCCAGCCCGAGCCTTGGCGGCATCTGGGCGGCCGTTGCGGCCGGGCTTGGGCTGACCATCCGCACCGACATCGGCCTTCCGGCCAGCGTCAACGCGATGACACCTGAGATCGCCGGCCTGCCGGCGCTGCCCAAAATGGCGCTGTACCTGCATCGGAGGGATGCCTCGCCCGAGCCGGTGGCGGCCCGCTTGGCCGACATACTGCTGGAAGCGGCGCGGCAGGCATTGCCGGACGATACGCGGACGGATGCCGGCTTGCGTGCGGTGGCCTGA
- a CDS encoding YbfB/YjiJ family MFS transporter, with the protein MTSTASTALRFTVAGMIAMAVAMGIGRFVYTPILPGMMEELHLSPANAGWIASANYLGYLVGAFVAAGGWAHGRERLLMLAALGASTVLAALMGLTDTMVAFLVIRFLAGLASAFVMVFMASIVFSHINAAGRGDLQAWHFGGVGLGIAISAAMMAVLVTEHAGWAAGWLWSAAISACGFVVVALLANEGPLATGEAVREPALPKDRSLMKIIVAYGLFGFGYVVTATFLVAIVRQGGGSRVFEAMVWLIAGLAAFPSTWAWQKIAARVGLHATYALACLVEVVGVTASVALGGYMGPLLGGLLLGGTFMAITALGLQAARQQAPKAPRRIFALMTASFGLGQIIGPIVAGLLAQASGNFFLASITAAAMLVVSGIVTWSAAPKSP; encoded by the coding sequence ATGACATCCACCGCTTCAACAGCGCTGCGTTTCACCGTCGCCGGCATGATTGCGATGGCCGTCGCGATGGGCATCGGCCGCTTCGTCTACACGCCGATCCTGCCCGGCATGATGGAAGAACTGCATCTGTCGCCGGCCAATGCCGGGTGGATCGCGTCGGCCAATTATCTCGGCTACCTCGTCGGCGCGTTTGTGGCTGCGGGCGGTTGGGCACATGGTCGCGAGCGTCTGCTGATGCTGGCAGCTCTTGGCGCCAGCACGGTACTTGCCGCCTTGATGGGACTGACCGACACCATGGTCGCCTTTCTCGTCATTCGTTTTCTGGCCGGCCTGGCCAGCGCCTTCGTCATGGTGTTCATGGCCAGCATCGTTTTCAGCCATATCAATGCCGCCGGTCGCGGCGACCTGCAGGCCTGGCATTTTGGCGGCGTTGGCCTCGGCATCGCGATCTCCGCGGCGATGATGGCGGTGCTGGTCACCGAGCATGCCGGCTGGGCGGCGGGCTGGTTGTGGTCGGCGGCAATTTCGGCCTGCGGCTTCGTGGTCGTGGCGCTGTTGGCCAATGAAGGCCCGCTCGCCACTGGCGAAGCCGTCCGTGAGCCGGCGCTGCCGAAAGACCGGTCGCTGATGAAGATCATCGTCGCCTATGGCCTGTTCGGCTTTGGCTATGTGGTGACGGCGACGTTCCTGGTCGCCATCGTGCGACAAGGCGGTGGCAGCCGCGTCTTCGAGGCCATGGTGTGGCTAATCGCCGGCCTTGCCGCCTTCCCCTCGACATGGGCGTGGCAGAAAATCGCTGCACGGGTCGGGCTCCATGCCACCTATGCGTTGGCGTGCCTGGTCGAAGTCGTCGGCGTCACCGCCAGCGTGGCTCTCGGCGGATATATGGGGCCTCTGCTTGGCGGCCTGCTGCTCGGCGGCACCTTCATGGCCATCACGGCACTTGGCCTGCAAGCAGCGCGGCAGCAGGCGCCAAAGGCGCCGCGGCGCATCTTTGCGCTGATGACGGCGTCATTCGGCCTCGGCCAGATCATCGGCCCCATCGTCGCCGGCCTTCTGGCGCAGGCATCAGGCAACTTCTTCCTCGCCTCGATCACTGCTGCGGCCATGCTGGTGGTCTCCGGCATCGTCACATGGTCGGCCGCGCCAAAATCGCCATGA
- the der gene encoding ribosome biogenesis GTPase Der, translating to MTFKVAIIGRPNVGKSTLFNRLVGRKLALVDDTPGVTRDRRVHAAKLYDLHFDVIDTAGFEDAGASTLPGRMRAQTEIAIHEADLIFFTIDAKSGLLPDDRTFAEIVRKSGKPVVLVANKAEAKGAQGGMLEAWELGLGEPIPVSAEHGQGMPDLRDAVIGALGEARAFGEEEEGEDDEIAATEVLIGEDITDPDAEDVHSYDDTKPMRIAVVGRPNAGKSTLINALIGEERLLTGPEAGITRDSISVDWDWHGRRLKLFDTAGMRRKARIHEKLEVMSVQDGLRAIRFAEIVVIVLDATIPFEKQDLQIADLIIREGRAPVIAFNKWDLIDHPQELLAELREKTERLLPQVRGIQAVPVSAETGRGLDKLMDAVLKTHKVWNSRVSTGKLNRWLEAILAHHPPPAVAGRRLKVKYVTQAKTRPPGFVVQCSRPDAMPQSYVRYLSNSLREAFDIPGVPIRIALRTSDNPFAGRAKKRG from the coding sequence GTGACGTTCAAAGTCGCCATCATAGGCAGACCCAACGTCGGCAAATCGACCCTTTTCAATCGGCTGGTGGGAAGGAAGCTGGCGCTTGTCGACGACACGCCGGGCGTCACGCGCGACCGTCGCGTTCATGCCGCCAAGCTCTACGACCTGCATTTCGATGTCATCGACACAGCCGGCTTCGAGGATGCCGGCGCCTCGACCTTGCCCGGCCGCATGCGCGCGCAGACCGAGATCGCCATCCACGAAGCCGACCTGATCTTCTTCACCATCGACGCCAAGTCCGGCCTGCTGCCCGACGACAGGACCTTCGCCGAGATCGTGCGCAAATCCGGCAAGCCCGTCGTGCTGGTCGCCAACAAGGCCGAAGCCAAGGGCGCGCAGGGTGGCATGCTGGAAGCGTGGGAACTCGGGTTGGGCGAGCCGATCCCGGTTTCGGCCGAGCATGGCCAGGGCATGCCCGATCTGCGCGATGCGGTGATCGGCGCGCTCGGCGAGGCGCGCGCCTTCGGTGAGGAAGAAGAAGGCGAAGACGACGAGATCGCCGCCACCGAGGTGTTGATCGGCGAGGACATTACCGACCCCGACGCCGAGGACGTGCATAGCTACGACGACACCAAGCCGATGCGCATCGCCGTTGTCGGCCGCCCGAACGCCGGCAAGTCGACGCTGATCAACGCGCTGATTGGCGAGGAGCGGCTGCTGACCGGCCCGGAAGCCGGCATCACCCGCGATTCGATCTCGGTCGACTGGGACTGGCATGGCCGCCGGCTGAAGCTATTCGACACGGCCGGCATGCGTCGCAAGGCCAGGATTCACGAGAAGCTGGAAGTGATGTCGGTGCAGGATGGCTTGCGCGCCATCCGTTTCGCCGAGATCGTCGTCATCGTGCTCGACGCCACCATCCCGTTCGAGAAGCAGGATCTGCAGATCGCCGACCTGATCATCCGCGAGGGCAGGGCGCCGGTAATCGCCTTCAACAAATGGGATCTGATCGATCACCCGCAGGAGTTGCTCGCTGAACTGCGTGAGAAGACCGAGCGGCTGCTGCCGCAGGTGCGCGGCATCCAGGCCGTGCCGGTCTCGGCCGAAACCGGGCGCGGCCTCGACAAACTGATGGATGCGGTGCTGAAGACGCACAAGGTGTGGAACAGCCGTGTCTCGACCGGCAAGCTCAACCGCTGGCTTGAAGCCATATTGGCGCATCATCCGCCGCCCGCCGTCGCCGGCCGTCGGCTGAAGGTCAAATATGTCACCCAGGCCAAGACGCGGCCGCCGGGTTTTGTTGTCCAGTGCTCGCGGCCGGATGCGATGCCGCAATCCTATGTCCGCTATCTCTCGAACAGCTTGCGGGAAGCCTTCGACATTCCGGGCGTGCCGATCCGTATCGCGCTGCGCACCTCCGACAACCCGTTCGCCGGCCGGGCCAAGAAGCGCGGTTGA
- a CDS encoding LysR substrate-binding domain-containing protein, producing the protein MAMLNRVHLNGLRAVETVARLGSLAAAAGELNVSVSAVSQQISRTEKQLGQALFERTATGLVLTEFGAVFAARLGTGFRELALAVALADEATQCTLVVSVAPAFASKWLLPRLSRHFDRHPNVLLRIDATVRLTNLDRSDIDIAIRLGDGKWPEGRAELLLAQEVFPVCAPVIAKKLTSVEDLAQTCAITDERAMINWESWFTAAGVPPVTFQKGARFTDPMLCLESAIAGHGVMLGWQLLTADALADGRLVAPFGIRAQSGLGYWLVTSSAKAESRKVRDFKAWIKEEIAATMTQFGSLESAA; encoded by the coding sequence ATGGCCATGCTCAACCGCGTCCATCTCAACGGCCTTCGTGCCGTCGAAACCGTCGCCCGCCTCGGCTCGCTCGCGGCGGCGGCCGGCGAGCTCAACGTTTCCGTCAGTGCCGTCAGCCAGCAGATCAGCCGCACCGAAAAGCAGCTTGGCCAGGCGCTGTTCGAGCGCACGGCGACCGGTCTGGTGCTGACCGAATTCGGCGCCGTCTTCGCGGCCCGTCTCGGGACGGGGTTTCGCGAGCTTGCCCTGGCCGTAGCCTTGGCCGACGAGGCAACGCAATGCACGTTGGTGGTTTCGGTGGCGCCGGCCTTCGCCTCGAAATGGCTGCTGCCCAGACTGTCGCGCCACTTCGACCGTCATCCCAACGTGCTGCTGCGCATCGACGCGACGGTGCGGCTTACCAATCTCGATCGCTCCGACATCGACATTGCCATCCGGCTTGGTGACGGCAAATGGCCGGAGGGGCGAGCGGAATTGCTTTTGGCGCAGGAAGTTTTTCCCGTCTGCGCGCCGGTGATTGCCAAGAAATTGACGTCGGTCGAGGATCTTGCCCAGACCTGCGCCATCACCGACGAGCGGGCGATGATCAATTGGGAGAGCTGGTTCACTGCCGCCGGTGTTCCACCGGTCACCTTCCAGAAAGGCGCGCGCTTCACCGATCCGATGCTGTGCCTGGAATCGGCCATTGCCGGCCATGGCGTGATGCTGGGCTGGCAATTGCTGACGGCGGACGCGCTGGCCGATGGGCGGCTGGTGGCGCCATTCGGAATCCGCGCCCAGAGCGGCCTCGGCTACTGGCTGGTGACCTCGTCGGCCAAGGCGGAAAGCCGCAAGGTCCGGGATTTCAAGGCCTGGATCAAGGAAGAAATCGCAGCGACGATGACGCAGTTCGGATCGCTCGAAAGCGCGGCCTGA
- a CDS encoding MFS transporter, with product MSLVATDLQCSQEQIRRSPEVFTIAPGAPKVRSNHRWKVLGIGVAANASFSATFSGIPATAVFMRSGYQLGNGQLGLVLGLLGLGVALSELPWGLLTDRWGDRHVLLTGLGATAAWLLLMALLVVPSPAHSPGVAPLAAALLVTGLLGGSVNGSSGRAIMAWFHEGERGFAMSIRQTAVPLGGGLGALVLPSLASAHGFAAVYGLLAAFSAITALFAWRWLHQPPIGDNETATGDTVLSAGPTPLRNPNVWRIAMGIGLLCVPQVAVLTFASVFLHDFGGMGTAVISASLAAVQVGAMVMRVWSGRFTDRHGNRRAFLRLFSKLSAAAFATLTLLVFVMAAAPGWQPVLAITIVAVLIIAGICGSAWHGVAYTELATLAGASNAGVALGLGNSFVFIAFFLVPIAIPGLLAVGSWTGVWLAASVCALIAWPVFLRPA from the coding sequence ATGTCGCTTGTCGCTACGGATTTGCAATGCAGCCAGGAACAGATCAGGCGCTCGCCTGAGGTGTTCACCATCGCGCCCGGCGCCCCCAAGGTCCGCTCCAATCATCGCTGGAAGGTGCTGGGCATCGGGGTTGCCGCCAATGCCAGTTTTTCGGCGACTTTTTCCGGCATCCCGGCGACGGCTGTTTTCATGCGCTCCGGCTATCAGCTCGGCAATGGCCAGCTCGGTCTGGTGCTTGGTCTCCTGGGCCTCGGCGTGGCGCTGAGCGAACTGCCATGGGGCCTGCTGACGGATCGCTGGGGCGACCGCCATGTGCTGCTCACCGGGCTCGGCGCGACCGCGGCATGGCTGCTTCTCATGGCCTTGCTCGTGGTGCCGTCGCCGGCACACAGTCCAGGTGTTGCGCCTCTGGCCGCCGCGTTGCTTGTCACGGGCCTGCTTGGCGGCAGCGTCAACGGCTCCAGCGGCCGTGCCATCATGGCCTGGTTCCATGAAGGTGAGCGCGGCTTTGCCATGAGCATCAGGCAGACGGCGGTGCCGCTCGGCGGCGGGCTCGGCGCCCTCGTCTTGCCGTCACTCGCGTCGGCCCATGGTTTTGCAGCGGTTTACGGCTTGCTGGCCGCATTCTCCGCCATCACGGCGCTTTTCGCGTGGCGCTGGCTGCATCAGCCGCCAATCGGCGACAACGAGACTGCCACTGGCGATACCGTGTTGTCAGCCGGTCCCACACCCCTGCGCAACCCAAACGTCTGGCGCATAGCCATGGGCATTGGCCTGCTCTGCGTTCCGCAGGTGGCGGTACTCACCTTCGCCTCTGTCTTTCTGCATGATTTCGGTGGCATGGGAACGGCAGTGATCAGCGCCAGCCTGGCCGCCGTGCAGGTCGGCGCCATGGTCATGCGCGTCTGGAGCGGCCGCTTCACCGACCGTCATGGCAACCGCCGCGCCTTCCTGCGCCTTTTCAGCAAGTTGAGTGCGGCCGCTTTCGCCACCCTCACGCTGCTTGTGTTTGTCATGGCCGCCGCCCCCGGCTGGCAGCCGGTGCTCGCCATAACCATCGTTGCGGTCCTGATCATTGCCGGTATCTGTGGTTCGGCATGGCACGGCGTCGCCTACACCGAGCTTGCCACACTTGCCGGCGCAAGCAATGCCGGGGTGGCGCTGGGCCTCGGCAACAGTTTTGTCTTTATCGCCTTCTTCCTGGTGCCGATCGCCATTCCGGGACTGCTGGCTGTCGGGTCATGGACCGGCGTCTGGCTGGCGGCTTCCGTCTGCGCGCTGATCGCCTGGCCGGTCTTCCTGAGGCCGGCTTGA